Proteins co-encoded in one Geminocystis sp. M7585_C2015_104 genomic window:
- the atpE gene encoding ATP synthase F0 subunit C, which yields MNPIIAAASVIAAALAVGLGAIGPGIGQGNAAGQAVEGIARQPEAEGKIRATLLISLAFMEALTIYGLVVALVLLFANPFS from the coding sequence ATGAATCCAATAATCGCAGCAGCCTCCGTAATAGCAGCAGCCCTGGCTGTAGGTTTGGGAGCTATAGGCCCAGGAATAGGCCAAGGAAATGCCGCCGGGCAGGCAGTAGAGGGCATTGCCCGTCAGCCAGAAGCTGAAGGGAAAATCCGTGCTACCCTTCTCATCAGTTTGGCCTTCATGGAAGCCCTCACCATCTACGGCTTGGTAGTGGCACTGGTACTGTTGTTTGCTAACCCATTCTCCTAA
- a CDS encoding F0F1 ATP synthase subunit B' has product MINWIFLAAEVAEEGGLFDIDATLPLMAIQFLVLAVILNAIYYRPLGNAIDERASYVQGQLKQAKEQKEKAVALAQQYEQELKAVRKQSQEIIAQAQAEAQRLVAEKVQKAQQEVIAQRQKAAEEIAKEKEQALSALAQEVETLSSKIVEKVLAV; this is encoded by the coding sequence ATGATAAATTGGATTTTTTTGGCGGCTGAAGTTGCCGAGGAGGGGGGTCTATTTGATATAGATGCCACCTTGCCCCTGATGGCAATTCAGTTTTTGGTTTTGGCTGTCATCCTCAATGCCATCTACTATCGGCCCCTGGGCAATGCCATTGATGAAAGGGCCTCTTATGTCCAAGGACAGCTAAAACAGGCCAAAGAACAAAAGGAAAAGGCTGTTGCCCTGGCACAACAGTATGAACAAGAACTGAAGGCAGTCCGCAAACAGTCTCAAGAAATTATCGCTCAGGCACAGGCAGAAGCCCAGAGACTGGTAGCGGAAAAGGTACAAAAAGCACAACAAGAGGTCATTGCTCAACGCCAGAAAGCAGCCGAAGAAATCGCTAAAGAAAAAGAACAAGCCCTCTCGGCGTTGGCGCAAGAAGTAGAGACCCTCAGCAGTAAAATCGTAGAGAAAGTCCTCGCCGTATAG
- a CDS encoding DUF2358 domain-containing protein → MSANLIEILKEDYKRFPEGQTYSIYDENVHFKDPVYDFHGLEKYKEMISFLKRWFSNLKLEVHEIYQVNDQINTRWTMSWNSPLPWKPFISVSGRSELKIKNNLIVAHYDYWDCSVFDVIKQHFVFPRKSK, encoded by the coding sequence ATGAGTGCGAATCTGATAGAAATTCTCAAAGAGGATTATAAGAGATTTCCCGAGGGGCAGACCTATAGCATTTACGATGAAAATGTCCATTTTAAAGATCCGGTTTATGATTTTCATGGCCTAGAAAAGTACAAGGAAATGATCTCTTTTTTGAAGAGATGGTTTAGCAATTTGAAACTAGAAGTTCACGAGATATATCAGGTTAACGACCAGATCAACACCCGTTGGACTATGTCTTGGAATAGTCCCTTGCCCTGGAAACCTTTTATTTCTGTATCGGGACGCAGTGAGTTAAAGATAAAAAATAACTTGATTGTTGCCCATTATGACTACTGGGATTGTTCAGTTTTTGATGTGATTAAACAACATTTCGTTTTTCCCAGAAAATCAAAATGA
- the atpA gene encoding F0F1 ATP synthase subunit alpha yields MVAIRPDEISSIIRQQIESYDQQVQVSNVGTVIQVGDGIARIYGLDQVMAGELLEFEDGTIGIALNLERDNVGAVLMGEGLDIKEGSSVKATGKIAQVPVGEALIGRVLDALARPIDGLGEIHTTETRLIESPAPGIVDRRSVCEPLQTGITAIDAMIPIGRGQRELIIGDRQTGKTAIAIDTIINQKNEDVICVYVAIGQKASTVANVVETLKEKGAMDYTIVVAANANDPATLQYLAPYTGAAIAEYFMYKGKATLVVYDDLTKQAQAYRQMSLLLRRPPGREAYPGDVFYLHSRLLERAAKLNDRLGGGSMTALPIVETQAGDVSAYIPTNVISITDGQIFLSADLFNAGIRPAINVGISVSRVGSAAQTKAMKQVAGRLKLELAQFAELEAFSQFASDLDPATQAQLARGQRLRELLKQPQNSPLAVWEQVAQVYTGINGYLDDLPLEKVQEFVVSLRNYIRNNKPRFIEIISTEKTLTQEAETLLKEAIAEAKQAFTA; encoded by the coding sequence ATGGTAGCAATAAGACCAGACGAAATTAGCAGCATTATCCGCCAGCAGATTGAATCCTACGACCAACAGGTACAGGTATCCAATGTAGGTACGGTAATACAGGTAGGTGACGGGATAGCTAGGATATACGGCCTAGACCAGGTAATGGCCGGGGAGTTGTTGGAGTTCGAGGATGGTACCATAGGCATCGCCCTTAACCTAGAAAGGGACAACGTGGGGGCAGTGTTGATGGGTGAAGGGCTAGACATCAAAGAGGGCAGCAGTGTTAAGGCCACCGGTAAAATTGCCCAGGTGCCCGTAGGAGAAGCCCTCATTGGCCGAGTATTGGACGCCCTGGCCCGCCCCATCGACGGTTTGGGCGAAATCCACACCACCGAAACTCGTTTGATCGAATCTCCCGCCCCCGGTATTGTAGACCGTCGCTCAGTATGTGAGCCCCTGCAAACCGGTATTACCGCCATCGACGCCATGATCCCCATCGGTCGAGGTCAGCGGGAGTTGATCATCGGTGACAGGCAAACAGGGAAAACCGCCATCGCCATCGATACCATCATCAACCAGAAAAATGAGGATGTAATCTGTGTGTATGTGGCTATCGGACAGAAGGCTTCTACCGTGGCCAACGTGGTGGAAACCCTCAAAGAGAAAGGGGCCATGGACTACACCATCGTAGTGGCTGCTAATGCCAATGATCCGGCCACCCTCCAATACCTGGCCCCCTACACAGGTGCCGCCATCGCCGAATACTTCATGTACAAGGGCAAGGCCACCCTGGTAGTCTATGACGACTTAACCAAACAAGCTCAGGCCTATCGTCAGATGTCCCTCCTGTTGCGTCGTCCGCCAGGGCGTGAGGCTTATCCTGGTGACGTCTTCTACCTCCACTCCCGTCTGTTGGAAAGGGCAGCCAAACTCAATGACCGGTTGGGCGGTGGCAGCATGACGGCCCTCCCCATCGTAGAAACCCAGGCGGGAGACGTGTCCGCCTATATCCCCACCAACGTTATTTCCATCACCGACGGGCAAATCTTCCTCTCCGCAGACTTGTTCAACGCCGGCATCCGTCCGGCAATCAACGTGGGGATTTCTGTGTCCAGGGTAGGCTCGGCCGCCCAAACCAAGGCCATGAAACAGGTAGCCGGGAGACTAAAACTAGAATTGGCCCAGTTCGCCGAATTAGAGGCCTTCTCCCAGTTTGCCTCCGACTTGGATCCCGCTACCCAAGCACAACTGGCCCGTGGTCAACGGTTGCGGGAACTACTCAAACAGCCCCAAAACTCCCCCTTGGCCGTATGGGAACAGGTTGCTCAAGTATACACTGGTATTAACGGCTACCTGGATGATCTGCCTTTGGAAAAAGTACAAGAGTTCGTGGTCAGTCTGCGCAATTACATCAGAAACAATAAACCCAGATTCATCGAAATTATATCCACAGAGAAGACCCTAACCCAAGAAGCAGAAACCCTTTTGAAAGAGGCCATCGCCGAAGCTAAACAGGCCTTCACCGCCTAA
- a CDS encoding ATP synthase subunit I has protein sequence MREFYQLRNSLYLATGVIGTISFLLVWFFYGSNTALNFLLGVCFSLVYINMLAREVERVGITKKRIGATRLAAFAALMILATKWQQLQVIPIFLGFLSYKGALLFYILPMSLWENQSFWGQKG, from the coding sequence ATGAGGGAGTTTTATCAACTCCGGAATAGTCTCTACCTGGCAACTGGTGTTATCGGGACAATCTCATTTTTGCTGGTATGGTTTTTCTATGGTAGCAACACCGCACTCAATTTCCTGTTGGGCGTCTGTTTTAGTCTAGTGTACATCAACATGTTGGCCAGAGAAGTGGAAAGAGTGGGAATTACAAAAAAACGGATTGGTGCCACGCGGTTGGCCGCCTTCGCAGCCCTGATGATTCTGGCCACCAAATGGCAACAACTCCAAGTAATTCCCATATTCCTGGGTTTTTTGAGCTACAAGGGGGCCCTACTGTTCTATATCCTACCCATGAGTCTATGGGAAAACCAGTCTTTTTGGGGACAAAAGGGCTAA
- a CDS encoding ABC transporter ATP-binding protein — protein sequence MIAVEHVSKTYGNKCVLEDVCFTVPKGAILGFLGPNGAGKTTTMRIITGYIAATSGTVVVDGEEVHANPMAVKAKIGYLPETPPLYPDMTVREYLGFVSRIKNVPAGERSQRIEGVLKACQIEDRADTVIRKLSKGYRQRVGIAQAIIHDPPVVILDEPTVGLDPRQIAEVRSLIKSFAERKTVILSTHILPEVSITCDSVAIIHKGKIVAVGTSDELLAQVQSQLYCVEVDSNPSALIPHLQQIPGIQKLEFKPVSASPSRFLIEVAVAREELARDIVSFLVHRGIGIYEMRKVKASLEDIFLQLTTEEHNSN from the coding sequence ATGATTGCTGTTGAACATGTAAGTAAGACCTACGGTAACAAGTGTGTTCTGGAAGATGTGTGTTTCACGGTGCCCAAGGGTGCTATTCTTGGTTTTTTGGGGCCTAATGGTGCTGGCAAGACTACTACAATGAGAATTATAACGGGTTACATAGCAGCTACCAGTGGCACCGTGGTGGTGGATGGGGAGGAGGTGCACGCTAATCCCATGGCGGTGAAGGCCAAAATAGGCTATCTGCCAGAAACCCCCCCTTTGTATCCGGACATGACTGTGAGAGAGTATCTTGGTTTTGTCAGTAGGATTAAAAATGTGCCGGCTGGTGAGCGCAGTCAGCGGATAGAGGGGGTATTAAAGGCATGTCAGATAGAAGATAGGGCGGATACGGTTATCAGGAAACTCTCAAAAGGATACCGTCAACGGGTTGGCATTGCCCAGGCTATTATTCATGATCCCCCTGTGGTCATTTTAGACGAACCGACGGTGGGATTAGATCCTCGTCAGATTGCAGAGGTGCGCAGTCTTATCAAGAGTTTTGCTGAAAGGAAAACTGTTATTCTTTCCACTCATATTCTTCCAGAGGTTAGCATAACTTGTGATAGTGTTGCCATCATCCACAAGGGCAAGATTGTAGCTGTTGGAACTTCAGATGAATTACTTGCTCAAGTTCAATCCCAGCTTTACTGTGTAGAGGTGGATTCCAATCCTTCTGCCCTTATTCCCCACCTTCAGCAAATCCCGGGCATCCAGAAGCTGGAATTTAAACCGGTTTCTGCTTCTCCTTCACGTTTTCTAATAGAAGTAGCGGTAGCCAGGGAGGAGTTGGCTAGGGATATTGTTTCTTTTTTGGTGCATCGGGGTATTGGCATTTATGAGATGAGAAAGGTTAAAGCCTCTCTGGAGGATATTTTCCTGCAACTGACCACAGAGGAACATAATAGTAATTAG
- a CDS encoding F0F1 ATP synthase subunit A: protein MMVNSCGYLVRLAAIEVGEHFYWEIGKYKVHGQVFLVSWFVMAVLIVASLLATRNIKRVPDGMQNFMEFVLEFLRGLAKDQIGEKEYRPWVPFIGTLFLFIFVSNWSGALIPWKLIQLPEGELAAPTVDINTTAAFALLTSLAYFYAGISKKGLGYFADYAQPSPIMVPFRVIEDFTRPLSLSFRLFGNILADELAVAVLVLLVPLLIPLPLMVLGLFLSGIQALIFATLAGSYIGEALETHGHGEGEEEHH, encoded by the coding sequence ATGATGGTCAACAGTTGTGGCTACCTGGTTAGACTGGCGGCAATAGAGGTAGGAGAACACTTTTACTGGGAAATAGGCAAATACAAGGTACATGGACAGGTATTCCTGGTATCCTGGTTTGTCATGGCAGTGCTGATTGTAGCATCTTTATTGGCTACTCGTAATATAAAAAGGGTGCCAGACGGGATGCAAAACTTCATGGAATTTGTTCTGGAGTTTTTAAGGGGACTGGCAAAAGACCAAATCGGGGAGAAGGAATACCGACCCTGGGTTCCCTTTATCGGTACACTATTTTTGTTTATATTCGTATCTAACTGGTCTGGAGCCCTGATACCCTGGAAGTTAATCCAACTGCCAGAAGGAGAACTGGCAGCTCCTACAGTGGACATAAATACTACAGCTGCCTTTGCCCTCCTCACATCCCTGGCCTACTTCTATGCCGGAATTAGCAAGAAGGGATTGGGGTATTTTGCCGACTATGCCCAACCCTCACCCATTATGGTGCCCTTTAGGGTTATTGAAGACTTCACCCGTCCTCTATCCCTGAGTTTCCGTTTATTCGGAAACATCTTGGCAGACGAGTTGGCAGTGGCAGTGTTAGTACTACTAGTGCCCCTCCTTATCCCCCTCCCACTGATGGTGTTGGGACTATTCCTCAGTGGAATCCAGGCACTCATTTTCGCTACCCTGGCGGGGTCCTACATCGGCGAAGCCCTAGAAACCCATGGCCACGGCGAAGGGGAAGAAGAACACCACTAA
- a CDS encoding F0F1 ATP synthase subunit B, whose protein sequence is MKIGLLYLAMEQEAARGFGINPDILGSNVINLVIMIALLVVYGGKVLNNILAERRERIAQEIREAEERAAAAAAELQQAKKNLEQAHAKAEQIKAEALQRAEQLRTEILAQGEKEIEKMRLTAAQELESERKKVISTLKRQIALRALERAEQQLKERLNDELQAKLITRALEQLGG, encoded by the coding sequence ATGAAGATTGGTTTACTCTACCTGGCGATGGAACAAGAAGCGGCCAGAGGTTTCGGCATTAATCCTGACATCCTGGGGTCTAACGTAATAAACCTTGTAATAATGATTGCGTTACTGGTAGTCTACGGTGGGAAGGTGTTGAACAACATCCTCGCCGAAAGACGAGAAAGAATTGCCCAGGAAATCAGAGAAGCCGAAGAAAGAGCCGCTGCCGCCGCCGCTGAACTACAACAGGCCAAGAAAAATCTAGAACAGGCCCATGCCAAGGCGGAACAAATCAAAGCAGAAGCACTCCAGAGGGCAGAACAACTTAGAACAGAAATCCTGGCTCAGGGAGAAAAAGAAATCGAAAAAATGAGGCTCACTGCCGCACAAGAATTGGAGTCCGAAAGAAAAAAGGTCATTTCCACCCTCAAGCGGCAAATAGCCCTCCGCGCCTTGGAAAGGGCTGAACAACAGTTAAAGGAGCGTCTTAATGACGAACTCCAAGCTAAACTTATTACCCGCGCCCTGGAGCAGTTGGGAGGTTAA
- a CDS encoding F0F1 ATP synthase subunit gamma, which yields MSNLKAIRDRINAVKNTRKITEAMRLVAAAKVRRAQEQVMATRPFADALAQVLYGLQSRLRFEDVDLPLLKEREVKTVALLVITGDRGLCGSYNSNVIKKAEERAAQLKAQGLEYTYVTVGRKAEQHFRRRGEPISQTFYGLEQIPTAKEAQAITDELASLFFSETVDRVELIYTRFVSLISSKPVIQTLLPVAPQGLEVKDDEIFRLIVKGGQFQVERETVKPTVSELPRDMIFEQDPVQILDSLLPLYINNQLLRALQEAAASELAARMTAMSNASDNATELIRTLTLSYNKARQASITQQILEVVAGANALE from the coding sequence ATGTCTAACCTAAAAGCAATTCGCGATCGGATCAATGCGGTAAAAAACACCAGAAAAATTACGGAGGCCATGCGACTGGTAGCGGCGGCCAAGGTGAGAAGGGCACAAGAACAGGTTATGGCCACCCGTCCCTTCGCCGATGCCTTGGCACAAGTCCTTTACGGCTTACAAAGTCGTCTCCGTTTTGAAGATGTGGACTTGCCCCTTTTGAAGGAGAGAGAGGTAAAAACCGTAGCCCTTTTGGTTATTACCGGCGACAGGGGCTTGTGCGGCAGCTACAACAGTAATGTTATAAAAAAAGCCGAAGAAAGAGCCGCCCAGTTGAAAGCACAGGGCCTTGAATATACCTACGTGACGGTGGGACGCAAGGCAGAACAACACTTCCGCAGGCGGGGTGAACCCATCAGTCAAACCTTTTATGGTTTAGAACAAATTCCCACCGCCAAAGAGGCTCAGGCTATCACCGACGAGCTGGCTTCCCTCTTTTTCTCCGAAACAGTAGACCGGGTAGAATTGATTTATACCCGTTTTGTTTCCCTCATCAGTTCCAAACCCGTCATCCAAACTCTACTACCCGTAGCCCCCCAAGGCTTGGAGGTAAAAGACGATGAGATTTTCCGTCTGATAGTCAAGGGGGGACAATTCCAGGTAGAAAGGGAAACCGTCAAGCCCACCGTCAGCGAGTTGCCCAGAGATATGATCTTTGAACAAGATCCCGTCCAGATTTTAGACTCCCTCTTGCCTTTGTATATTAACAACCAACTACTAAGAGCACTACAAGAAGCAGCGGCCAGTGAGTTGGCGGCTAGGATGACGGCCATGAGTAACGCCAGTGACAATGCCACCGAGTTGATTAGGACTCTTACCCTCTCCTATAACAAAGCCCGTCAAGCCTCCATCACTCAACAAATCCTCGAAGTGGTGGCCGGGGCCAATGCCCTAGAATAG
- a CDS encoding F0F1 ATP synthase subunit delta, translating into MRRSITAEVVEPYAEALMSVAQAHNIVQDIGAQVRELKNIFQQCQDLCQFLASPLIKATDKKEVIRKAFGGQVHPFLLNFLLLLVDRRRIGFAQAIFDEYLGVLRRLNNTVLAEVTAAVTLSDGQREALVNKIRSLTGAQAVELETRVDPSLMGGIIIKIGSQVYDASVRGQLRRLGFALLAT; encoded by the coding sequence ATGCGTCGCAGCATTACAGCAGAAGTAGTGGAGCCCTACGCCGAGGCTTTAATGTCAGTAGCCCAGGCCCACAATATAGTTCAAGACATCGGCGCACAGGTACGGGAGCTAAAAAATATCTTTCAACAATGCCAGGATTTATGTCAATTCTTGGCAAGTCCCCTCATCAAGGCTACTGATAAAAAAGAGGTCATCAGAAAAGCCTTTGGCGGACAGGTTCATCCCTTCTTGCTCAACTTTTTACTACTGTTGGTGGATCGTCGTCGCATTGGTTTTGCACAGGCCATATTTGACGAGTATCTAGGAGTCCTACGGCGACTCAACAACACCGTCTTGGCAGAGGTAACCGCCGCCGTAACCCTCTCCGATGGGCAACGGGAAGCCCTAGTGAACAAAATCCGCTCCCTCACCGGGGCTCAAGCCGTAGAACTAGAAACTAGAGTTGATCCCTCCCTCATGGGCGGCATAATTATCAAAATCGGTTCTCAGGTTTACGATGCCAGTGTTAGAGGGCAACTGCGTCGTCTCGGTTTTGCCCTCTTGGCCACTTAG